The Actinomycetota bacterium nucleotide sequence CAGCGATGACGTCGGGCTGTTCGGCCATCTCCTGGGCCATCACCGCCCCGGGGTGCTCGTGGTCGCGCTCGGTGCCTGTTGTCACGTCGCCTCCTCGGGCTGCATCCTCGCGAGGACCCCAAACGTCGCACGCGGTCGGACACGCCGGCCGCGGGGGATCACCCCCCGAAGACTAAAGACAGCCGCGCCGGCGACCGATGCACCCAACATGTCTGATATCGACGGCGGGTTCGTGACCCGGATGGGCGTCACCGGCGGTGGACCAGTGATGCCAATCGGGCCGGAACGACGCGGACTCGGCCATGTCTTGCCGCCGGCGCAGCGGCCTAGCGGATGGACGATCGTTGCTGGGGCTCGCGACGGCGCGGTTGGTGGGCATGCTGGTGACCTGGCGATCGGCCCTGGCGGTGTGTACACGTTGTCGAGGGTCGAACTGCTCGGAGAGGTGACCGTCGGGCCGCGGACGTTGCTGCACAACGGCGACCGCACCGATCACCTCAGCGACGCGGTCGGTCGTGCGGACCTCGCCGCAGACCGCCTCAGCGTCGCACTGGGCGTGACCGTCCACGTCCGCCCGGTGATCGTGGTCGTCGGCGCGGCGGTCGTGGTGGAGGCCCCGCCTCACGACGTCGCTGTCGTGGCCCTGGCCGACGTTCGCCGATGGCTCGAGTCGCGGCCCACCGTGCTCGCCACGCTTCAGGTCGTCATGATCGCGCGTCTCGCCCGACTCGCGGCGCAGCGGTACGCACCACCCGCCGACCGTCCATGCAGTGCCAACGGGACCGGCGGGTCAGCCGCTGCTCGCCTCCTCGCCCCGCAGACACGCAGCGGCGACCGCGGGCAGGTGACGCGCCCGGAAGGTCCCGTCGCCCAACGCCACGTCGACCAGTAGGTCGAAGATCGCCGGTGTCGCGGCGGCTGCCAGCGTGGCCTGGACGGTCCACGGCACATCGAGCAGGCGTGCGAGGATGCGGGTGTGGCGCCAGTGGCGGCCCAACCGGGTGCGCAACCTCCGCCGGTAGGTCGCGGCGGGGTCGGGTGCGGTCACCGCCGCCTCGCCCGCGAGTCGACCCGAAGCGATGGCGTAGAAGATGCCCTCCCCCGACAGTGGGTTGATCAGACGGGCCGCATCGCCGGCGTACAGCACCGGTCCGGTGGTCAGGGGGGCAATCGAGGTCGACAGCGGGAGGAGGTGACCTCGCAGTGTGCGGTCGTCGATGTCGACGTCGGGGAGCACCTCCGCGACCCGCTTCCTCAGCTCCCGCCGCCCGCCGGTGAAACCTCCCACGGGCGCGCACGCCCCGACGTTGAGGCGGCCGTCACAGGTCGGGAACGACCAGACGTAGCGCAAGCCGCCGCCGGCTTGCCACGCGATCAGCAGCTCGTCGCGACCGGGGACGGCCGGTGCGTACGCGCGGACAGCGACGGCCACCCCGCGGTCGCGGCCTCTGCGCTCGCTGAGCTGTGGTGCCGGCCGAGGCTGGGGTGACAGCACGCGGCGCACCGTTGAGTGGGCCCCGTCAGCGGCGATGACCGTCCGGGCGCGCCACCGCCCGTTGACCACGACGTCGTCCCCCACGCACGTCACCGTTGACACCTGCTCGGTGACGAGTTCCGTGCCCCGGTCCCGGGCGGTCTCGACCAGCCGCGCGTCGAACTGCTCGCGGGGCACCACGTACCCGGTGACACTGGGCACGCCACTCGCTTCCGCCCCGCCGGGGCCACACAGGCGGAACCGCGTCACCCGCTCGTCCGGCTTCAGGACGTCCGCATCCAGCGCCCGCAGTTCGCCGTGGGCCTGTGGGCCGATGGCGTCACCGCAGGTCTTGTCGCGCGGGAACGTTGCCTTGTCCACGACCAGGACGGTCGCGTCGGGGCGGGCCTGTTTCGCCGCGAGCGCCGCGGCGGTTCCGGCCGGCCCCGCGCCGACCACCACGACATCCCACAGCTCCGACGACACGCCCGACCTCGATGAACGTTGCTAGACCTCCGGGGGACGACGGAGGCGCTTGATCTCGGAACGTTCCCGCTTGTGCTGCAGCCGTCGCTCGCGCGCCGACCGACTGGGCCGCGTGGGTTTCCGTGGCGTCCGTACCTCGAGGGCATCTCGTAGGAGGTTGCGCAGGCGGCCGACGGCAGCCTGACGGTTCCGGGTCTGGCTGCGATGTTCCGACGCGTGCAGCACCAGGACGCCGTCGTTGGTCAGCCTCGACCCCAGCCGCTCGCGCACACGCTGCTTCTGCTCATCCGTCAGAGCGCCGGTCTCCTCCAGGTCGAAGCGCAGCTCGACCTTGGTCGCCGAGGTGTTCACGTGCTGCCCACCCGGCCCACCCGATCGGGCGAAGCGGAGCTCGATGTCGTGTTCGGGGATCGAGATGCCGCGACGGATCCGGATGGTGCTCATGCCGCCAGGGTACGGATGCTCGTGCGACCACCATCACCGCTGATCGTCCTGGCGAACGCCTCGTTGATCCGTCCCTCGTCGGTTCCGCGCGCCACCGGCCTCGGCATCGCACGAAGTGACCGCGGCCCGTCTCGACCGACGTCGGCGTGCCGGGGTCACGGTTGCCCCGGCGTCGAAGCGCCCCATAGCGCGTCGCGCAGGCCGGAGGCACGCTGGACCTGCCGGTCGATCGCCGCGCGCACCGCTTCGGGCCTGCCGACGATCGTGACGCGTTCCCGGGCGCGTGTGACCGCCGTGTACAGCAGTTGGCGGGTGAGGATCGGTGAGGCAGGTTCGGTCAACACGACGATCACGTGCGCGAACTGCGACCCCTGGCTCTTGTGCACGGTCATGGCGTGTGCGGTCTCGACGGCGTCCAGGCGAGCCGGGTCGAGCAGCCGCACGTCACCGCCCTGCTCGAACGCGACGGCGACGCGGCCATCGCGCTGCTGCACGACCACGCCCTGCTCACCGTTGAACACGCCGACCTGGTAGTCGTTCGCAGTCACCATCACCGGCCGTCCCACGTACCACGCTGGGTCGGTGTCGTAGCCGTCCACGTGCTGTGCGAGCCACCGCTCGGTGCGCGCCACCCACGTGGCGACGCCCGCCGGCCCACGCCGGTGTGCGCACAGGATCCGCAGCCGGCCGAGGGCATCGAGGGCGTCGGGCGCGGACCCGGCTCGTGCCGCTGCGTGCACCGCCGCCCAGGCGGCGCTCACCGCATCGCGGACCGGACCCAGCGTGCCCCGGAACGTGTCCCGCGCCGGGTCAGCGGGGATCCAGCCGACGTCGGGTCGCCCCTCATCGAGGAGCTCGAGGGCCGCCGCGACGCGCCCTCGCTGGATCGCGGTGGCGAGCTCCGCGATCCCCGACCGGCGACCGAAACGGTGGATCGTGGTGAGCACCACGATGCTGTCGCCGATGGTCGACCCGGCGGGAGGCGGGTGTGCCGCGACCGGCTGGCCCGTGAGCCGGCCCAAGGCGCTGCGCGCGGCCTCGGTCAGGTGCAGCCCGGCGGTGGTCGGGCCGACGACGTCGCCCAGGACCGTCCCCGTCTCGACCGACGTGAGCTGGTCGGGGTCGCCAACCAGGACGAGGCGGGCATCGTCGCGGACGGCGTCGAGGAGCTTGGCCATCAGCGACAGCGACACCATCGACGTCTCGTCGATCACGACCACGTCGTGCGGGAGCGGGTCGGTGCGGTCATGGCGGAAGCGTGTCCGGCTGTCGGATCGCACGCCCAGCAGCCGGTGGATCGTCGAGGCGCCCAGGGCCGTCAGCCGCGCGCGGATCGCATCGTCGGTGCGCAGCTGCACGACCCGCTCGTGCACCGCTTCCGCCAGGCGGTCGGCGGCCTTCCCTGTGGGAGCCGCCAACGCGATCCGTGGGGGACGACGGCCCGCGGCGGCGGCCTGTTCCTCCAGCAGCGCCAGGATCGACGCCACGGTGGTGGTCTTCCCCGTCCCGGGTCCACCGGCGATCACCGCGAGTGGCCGGAGCACCGCCACGGTGGCCGCCAGCCGTGGCCGAAGCCCGCCGTCCGCGGCGCGGTCGGCGCGGAACAAGCGATCGAGGCCGTCGCGGAGGACGTCCACGTCGACGGGGTGGGTCCCACTGGCGCTCCGCCGCCGCAGGGCGTCCACGACGCGCTGCTGGTACCGCCAGTACCGGTCGAGGTAGACATGCGACCCGACCAGCCGCAGGGGCCGCTCACCCTCGGCGGGTGTGTCCGTCTCGGTTGAGCCGGCGGGCGTGCCGCCGGTGATCGCGGGGCTGGTGACGGCGGTCAACGGGCTGGTGAGGGCGGTCAACGGGCTGGTGGCGACCGCCTCCACCCAGCTGTCGACGTCCGGCCACGGCAGGGAGTCCGCGTCGACGGCCACGTCCTCGTCGGCGGTCACCGAGCGGCGGGCGGTCGCCAGGTCAGCGAACACGTGCCCGAACCGCGGGGCGCGGACGGCCAGGGCCACCGCCAGGAGCACGCTGGGGTCGGCTTCACCGACCAGGCGCGACAGCGTGGTTGCCACGTGCACGTCGGCCGGTGCGAGGATCCCAGCCGCGTTGAAGTCGCGGAGCGGGTGCGGTCCGCGCTGCACCCGGCGGGCGTCGCGCGGATCCACCACCCCGAGCAGCGCATCGTGGGCGGGGCCAGCACCATTCACGCGGTCGTCCCGCGATCGAGCAGGTCGCTGACCGCCTCGATCAGCGACGCAGGCGGCCGCCAGGGGAACACCCCGCAGGGTTGGCCGTCGATCCGGGGGACGTCCGCTCCGGTCATCCCGCGCACGAACAGGTACAGCACCCCGCCCAGGTGGGTCTCGGGCCGGTAGCCGTCCAGCCGCCAGCGCAGGTAACGGTGCAGCGCGACGCTGTAGAGCAGCGCCTGCAACGGGTAGTGGCCGCGCGCCATCGCGTCGGCCAGCGCGGCCGGCCGGTAGTGCCAGGCGGTGAGCGGTCCGTCGCCGTCACCGAGGCGGTTGGTCTTGTGGTCCACCACCACGAACCGCGGTGCACCGCCGGGACCGCGCACGCGGACGACCAGATCGATCGAGCCGGTCAGGTACCCGCGGATGTTGCGGCGGAAGCCGGGATCGTCGAGCCGAGCCGGGTACCCGGCCAGCGGACCATCCTCTGCCAGCCGGGTGGCCAGCAGCTCCCCGATCGCGGCAACGGCCAGGTCAGCGCTGGGGGAGGTCGCTGGAACCAGGGGGAGCTCGAAGGCGACCTCGTCCAGGCGGTCGGCGGCGGTCACGTCGCGGAGGCGAACGTCGCCGACCAGCGCGCCGAGCGGGGTCTCGATCACCCGCCGCAGCCCGGCGACCAGTGCCGCCTGGTCGCCCACGCCGACCGAGCGTCGCGTGACCTGCACCGCCACCTGCGCGGTGAGCTCCCGGTCGAGGTCGTCCGCCGCGAAGTCGGTGTGTTCCAGGACGGCGTGGACGAACGTGCCGACATCCGCTCCGCCCGGCACGTCGGCCAGCGGTGATAGGACCGAACGCAGCCGGCTGTCGTCGTCGAGGCCGTCCTCGACCGCACCAGCTGCTGTGGCCAGTGACGGTTCGTCATCGACGACGTGCTCGGCGGGCTCGCTGGTCACCAGCGCATCGTCGCGAACGGCGATCAGCGCCGTGTACGAGGCCCGCTGCCACGTGCCATCCACGCTGCGGTCGAACGTGGCCGCGGCTAGCGGCTGGCCCGTTTCGGGTGCGGCCGTCCAGGCCCGCGTCTTCGGGTCGGGTGGGGTGGCTTCGATCGCGATCGTCCCACCGGCGCGGGCGGCCAGCTCCCCCAGTCGCCGCTGCGCATCCGCGTCGCTCGGCAGCGAAGCCCGGCCCTGGCTGAGCACCCGCCCGTCGCGGGAGCGGCAGAACAGAACCCGTGCCACCGCCGAGTCCTGGCCACGTGCGGCCGGGACCCACCACACCACGGCCTGGTGGCGTGCCCGGGTCAGGGCGACGTACAGCATCCTCAGGTCCTCACCCTTCTGCTCTCGTTCCGTGAGGCGTTGGTGGTGATCGAAATCCGGGACGCTGTCGCCACCGACGTCGACGATCCGGCCCGGTGCGGTGCCCGGGTCGTGGAACATCGGGACGTTGGTGTCGACGGGCCGCGACGACCACAGGAACGGGCAGTAGACGACGGGGAACTCCAGGCCCTTGCTGCCGTGGATGGTCACGACCTGGACCGCTTCGGCGTCGGACTCGAGGCGGCGGGCCCGCTCCTCGGCGTCGAGGTCGTCGCCGGCTTCGGCGATCCGCGCACGTAGCCAGTTGGTCAGGGCGGTGACGCCGAACTCCTCTGCGGTCGCCGCCGCGTGCAGCAGCTCGCCGATGTGGTGGATGTCGGTGAGCAGGCGCTCGCCGGCTTCCCGCGCCAGGAGACGCTCGGCGAGCCGCTGGTCGGTGGTGAGCGTCTGCACCAGCGACGCCACGCTGTGGTGGCGCAGGATCGCGGCCCATCGGTGCAGCCACAGGTGGACGTCCACGAGACGGTCGGGTTGGTCGACCGTGGCGGCGACGTCCTGGGCGTTCCAGCCCACGAACGGCGTCAGCGCCGCCGCTCGGGCGCGGGCGGACGAGGCCGGCCGCTCCAGCGCCTCGAGGAGGCGGAGCCAGTCGGTGGCGGCTGGGGTGGCGAACACGCTCCCGACACCGTTGATCACCGCCGGGACAGCGACGTCACGCAGGCTGCGTTGCACCAACGCCGCCTCGACGTTGCGGGGCACGAGGACCGCGATGTCGGCAGGGCGGATGCTGGCACGGCTGCGTTCGCCACCGTCGGCGCCGCGGCTGATAATCTGCGCCCCGGACTCGAGCAGGCCGACGACGTCGGCGGCCAGATCCGCGGCGATGTGCCTGCGGGCGGCGTCCGCCTGGACGGCCCCCCACCGGGTCGTGCGCAGGCCCGGGTGGCGGGCGACGAACCGGATCCGGAGGGGTGCGTCCGACGGGGCGCCGACCAGGCGCGGGTGGCGCAGACCGTCGCTGCACTTGACGGCGCGGTAGGCGATGTCGGGGTGGCCCAGCGCAGCCCCACGGAACAGCACGTTGTAGGCGTGGAGCAGGCCGCCATCGGATCGCCAGTTGACATCCAGGGTGTAGCGGGTGGGGGCCCGCGTCGCCGCGGTCAGGTAGGAGTGGACGTCCGCACCACGGAAGCGGTAGATGGCCTGCTTGGGGTCGCCGATCAGGATCAGGCCGCGCCCGTCGCTCACACCACCGAAGACCGCCGACAGGATGTCGCACTGCACCGGGTCGGTGTCCTGGAACTCGTCGACCAGGGCGATGCGGTACTGGGCACGCAGCCGGCGTCGCGCGGCGGGCCCCCGATGAGGGTCGCCGAGGACCTCGGCCAGCCGCGCCAGCAGGTCGTCGTACGACAGCTGACTGGCAGCCCGCTTACGGTCGGCGACCTCCGTGCGGACCGCCCGGGCGAGCTCCACGCGGAGCGCGGCCGTGCGGTCGGCGGGCCGCTGAGGGACGATCGTCGCGTCGGAGTTGGCGACCACCGCCGCCGCGATCGCCGACAGATCGCGGCGCGAGATCGGCGGCTCGCCAACGGTGCGGTGGAAACGTCTCACCATCAGGTCGTCGACCACCGCCTCGACCAGGTCACCCTGGTCGTCGACCAGCGTGGCGTCCCGGTCGACGTCTCCGGCCAGCCCGGCGCCGTGTAGGACGTGCTGACAGAAGCCGTGGATGGTCGCGATCGTCGCCGCATCGAACTCGCCGAGCGCGACGAGCAGCCGCCGGCGCCGCTCGGCGACCTCCGCGCGGCCGCCGGTGCTCAGCAGCGCGGCGACCCGGTCGTCGGTGCGGTCGGGATCGGATCCTGCCAGGACGTGCTCCAGGTGGTCAGCGACGCTGACCAGGCGTCGACGGACGCGGTCGCGGAGCTCGGCGGTGGCCGCACGCGTGAACGTCACCACCAGCAGCTCAGGCAGCCGGTAGCCCTGGGCCACGTACCGCGCGACGAGCCCCGCCATCGTGTAGGTCTTCCCGGTCCCGGCGCTGGCCTCGAGCACCACCGTGCCGGTCGGGAGCCGCCCCGCCGGGTCGAAGCGGTGCATCGTGGTGGGCGCCGTGGGGCTCATCGGTCGTGGCACTCCTCGACGGCGAGGAGCGGCTCCCACACCCGTCGGGCGTACCGGCCGAAGCGTGACGCCTCGTCGGCGGCCCAGCCGTCGCCGACCTCGTCGTCGCGCGCCACCGCAGCCAGCACGTCATCGAACTCGACCACGCCGCCGAGGACCAGGACGTGGTGGGGGTCGCGGTCCTCGCGGACGTGGGTCCACTGGGTCGTCCACGCGTCGTGTGCGGCGGCGGCCGGGTCAGCGTCACCGCCGACAGCCTCGGCGTACACCGCGGAGGTGTCGCAGTAGATGGGGAGCGGTTCTCGTTGACCCCGCAGGTAGAGGTCCACGAGGCGGGCCAGCTCGGCGCGGGCGGTGCGTTCCCGCTCGGCGGCGGTGGCGCCCAGCGGCCCCAGGCACGCCACGGTGACCTCGGGCTTCTGCCGTCGGGTGCGGCAGCGCCCGACCGTGACGGCGCGCAGGGCCCGGTGAGGGTGCGCCGCCGTGGCGGCCAGCAGCCGGGCCCAGGCGGCCAGCCGGTGCTTGGGCGCGACCCGTGCGTACTGCACGACCAGGAGCACGTCATCGACGACGTCGGGGACCGTCCCGGTCACGGTGCGTCCGGCGGGCAGGTCGAGCGTCACCTC carries:
- a CDS encoding NAD(P)/FAD-dependent oxidoreductase is translated as MSSELWDVVVVGAGPAGTAAALAAKQARPDATVLVVDKATFPRDKTCGDAIGPQAHGELRALDADVLKPDERVTRFRLCGPGGAEASGVPSVTGYVVPREQFDARLVETARDRGTELVTEQVSTVTCVGDDVVVNGRWRARTVIAADGAHSTVRRVLSPQPRPAPQLSERRGRDRGVAVAVRAYAPAVPGRDELLIAWQAGGGLRYVWSFPTCDGRLNVGACAPVGGFTGGRRELRKRVAEVLPDVDIDDRTLRGHLLPLSTSIAPLTTGPVLYAGDAARLINPLSGEGIFYAIASGRLAGEAAVTAPDPAATYRRRLRTRLGRHWRHTRILARLLDVPWTVQATLAAAATPAIFDLLVDVALGDGTFRARHLPAVAAACLRGEEASSG
- the arfB gene encoding aminoacyl-tRNA hydrolase, which encodes MSTIRIRRGISIPEHDIELRFARSGGPGGQHVNTSATKVELRFDLEETGALTDEQKQRVRERLGSRLTNDGVLVLHASEHRSQTRNRQAAVGRLRNLLRDALEVRTPRKPTRPSRSARERRLQHKRERSEIKRLRRPPEV
- the recD gene encoding exodeoxyribonuclease V subunit alpha is translated as MNGAGPAHDALLGVVDPRDARRVQRGPHPLRDFNAAGILAPADVHVATTLSRLVGEADPSVLLAVALAVRAPRFGHVFADLATARRSVTADEDVAVDADSLPWPDVDSWVEAVATSPLTALTSPLTAVTSPAITGGTPAGSTETDTPAEGERPLRLVGSHVYLDRYWRYQQRVVDALRRRSASGTHPVDVDVLRDGLDRLFRADRAADGGLRPRLAATVAVLRPLAVIAGGPGTGKTTTVASILALLEEQAAAAGRRPPRIALAAPTGKAADRLAEAVHERVVQLRTDDAIRARLTALGASTIHRLLGVRSDSRTRFRHDRTDPLPHDVVVIDETSMVSLSLMAKLLDAVRDDARLVLVGDPDQLTSVETGTVLGDVVGPTTAGLHLTEAARSALGRLTGQPVAAHPPPAGSTIGDSIVVLTTIHRFGRRSGIAELATAIQRGRVAAALELLDEGRPDVGWIPADPARDTFRGTLGPVRDAVSAAWAAVHAAARAGSAPDALDALGRLRILCAHRRGPAGVATWVARTERWLAQHVDGYDTDPAWYVGRPVMVTANDYQVGVFNGEQGVVVQQRDGRVAVAFEQGGDVRLLDPARLDAVETAHAMTVHKSQGSQFAHVIVVLTEPASPILTRQLLYTAVTRARERVTIVGRPEAVRAAIDRQVQRASGLRDALWGASTPGQP
- a CDS encoding UvrD-helicase domain-containing protein; the protein is MSPTAPTTMHRFDPAGRLPTGTVVLEASAGTGKTYTMAGLVARYVAQGYRLPELLVVTFTRAATAELRDRVRRRLVSVADHLEHVLAGSDPDRTDDRVAALLSTGGRAEVAERRRRLLVALGEFDAATIATIHGFCQHVLHGAGLAGDVDRDATLVDDQGDLVEAVVDDLMVRRFHRTVGEPPISRRDLSAIAAAVVANSDATIVPQRPADRTAALRVELARAVRTEVADRKRAASQLSYDDLLARLAEVLGDPHRGPAARRRLRAQYRIALVDEFQDTDPVQCDILSAVFGGVSDGRGLILIGDPKQAIYRFRGADVHSYLTAATRAPTRYTLDVNWRSDGGLLHAYNVLFRGAALGHPDIAYRAVKCSDGLRHPRLVGAPSDAPLRIRFVARHPGLRTTRWGAVQADAARRHIAADLAADVVGLLESGAQIISRGADGGERSRASIRPADIAVLVPRNVEAALVQRSLRDVAVPAVINGVGSVFATPAATDWLRLLEALERPASSARARAAALTPFVGWNAQDVAATVDQPDRLVDVHLWLHRWAAILRHHSVASLVQTLTTDQRLAERLLAREAGERLLTDIHHIGELLHAAATAEEFGVTALTNWLRARIAEAGDDLDAEERARRLESDAEAVQVVTIHGSKGLEFPVVYCPFLWSSRPVDTNVPMFHDPGTAPGRIVDVGGDSVPDFDHHQRLTEREQKGEDLRMLYVALTRARHQAVVWWVPAARGQDSAVARVLFCRSRDGRVLSQGRASLPSDADAQRRLGELAARAGGTIAIEATPPDPKTRAWTAAPETGQPLAAATFDRSVDGTWQRASYTALIAVRDDALVTSEPAEHVVDDEPSLATAAGAVEDGLDDDSRLRSVLSPLADVPGGADVGTFVHAVLEHTDFAADDLDRELTAQVAVQVTRRSVGVGDQAALVAGLRRVIETPLGALVGDVRLRDVTAADRLDEVAFELPLVPATSPSADLAVAAIGELLATRLAEDGPLAGYPARLDDPGFRRNIRGYLTGSIDLVVRVRGPGGAPRFVVVDHKTNRLGDGDGPLTAWHYRPAALADAMARGHYPLQALLYSVALHRYLRWRLDGYRPETHLGGVLYLFVRGMTGADVPRIDGQPCGVFPWRPPASLIEAVSDLLDRGTTA